TGCAGCCCGAGTCGCTGGGGGCGCCGTTCAAGGTCGCCAACATCAGCCCTGCGGTGGGCACCGTCACCGACGACCGGCTGGCCGGCATCACCGGCACGTTCGGCGCCCTGCCCGAGGCGATGACGGTGACCTCCGCGGTGCAGTACGGCGCCCGCGAGCGCACCGGCGCCAGCGACGCCTACGTCTCGGAGTGGGCCGCCGAGGTCACCTTCGCCCAGCACGTGGCCAACCACGACCGGGTCATCGACGGCATCATCGGCGGCACCGACTCGCTGCAGATGCTGGTGCGGGGCACCGACGAGGACGGCGCGCCGTTCACCATCGACATGTCCGACGTCTTCGTCGACACCCGGGACGTCACCTTCGCCCCGGTCTGGGACATCGGCGACATCGTGTGGGCCCTGTCGAACATCCCCGACGCCGACGTCGACTCGGTCGACCTCGACTCGGTGGTCACCGACGAGACCGGCACCCTGCGGGTCACCGGCCTGGAGCAGAAGCGCGGCGGTGAGTGGGTCAAGGTCAGCAACCGCCGGCGCGGCGTCGTGGCCCAGGCCGGGCGCACGCTGCGCGTGCGCGCGGTCCTCAAGGCCGACGACGACTCGATCAGCTACGCGCCCCTCACCACCCCCATCGCCAAGAACGCCCGCTCGGGCTACCTCAGCGTGATGGGCGGCGCGTGGTCGTGGACGAATCTCTACCGGGCCAAGTCGGTCGCCGACGTGGTCGAGGCCGTCGAGTCCTCGCCGCGCAACGACGACGTCGTCTTCGACCTGCGGCTGCGCCGCAACGGCGGCCGGCTCGAGCAGCTGGCCGGTCCGCAGAGCACCGTCGTCGAGGGGCAGAAGAGCTTCTCGGTGCAGGTCACGGGCTCGGGCGGCGCGCGCGGGTGCCGCGGCTGCTGAGCAGCACCTGAGCAACGCCCGGGCAGCAACAGGACAGCAGGGCGGGGCGGGACCACTGGTCCCGCCCCGCCGTTCCTATGCTGGCGACATGTCAGCAGGGGAGTGCGCGCGCGAGGACCGGGACCGGCTGCTGGAGACGGTGCGGACCTCCGTCATCGGCGAGGACCAGGTGATGGCCACGCCGTACGGGCCGCGCCGGGTCACCTACGCCGACTACACCGCCTCCGGCCGGGCCCTGTCGTTCATCGAGGACTTCGTGCGCGAGCAGGTGCTGCCGGCCTACGCCAACACCCACACCGAGTCCTCCGGCACCGGCCTGCAGACCACCCGGCTGCGCGAGGAGGCCCGCGAGACGATCCGCGCGGCGTGCGGCGGCGACGAGTCGACGGTGGTGCTCTTCGCCGGCTCCGGGAGCACCGGTGCCATCGCCAAGCTGATCGGGGTCCTGGGCCTGCGGGTGCCCTCGGTGCTCGACGACGCCCACCACCTCACCGACCGGATCGCGCCCGAGCAGCGCCCCGTCGTGTTCGTCGGGCCCTACGAGCACCACTCCAACGAGGTGCCGTGGCGCGAGACCATCGCCGACGTCGTCGTGATCCCCGAGGACGCCGACGGCCACATCGACCAGGCCTGCCTGCGCGAGCGCCTCGAGGAGCACGCCGACCGGCCGCTGCTGATCGGGTCGTTCTCGGCGGCCAGCAACGTGACCGGCATCCTCTCCGACACCGCCGGCATCGCGGAGGTGCTCCACGAGCACGGCGCGCTGTCGCTGTGGGACTTCGCCGCGGCGGCGCCGTACGTCGACATCGAGATGGGCGCGCTCGCCGGGCGCCCGCTGTCCTACAAGGACGCCGTCTTCATCTCCCCCCACAAGTTCATCGGCGGCCCGTCGACACCCGGTGTGCTGGTGGCGCGCCGCGAGCTGTTCGGCAACCGGGTGCCCGACGTGCCCGGGGGCGGGACCGTGGCCTACGTGAACGACGACGACCACCGCTACCTCGCCGACCCCACGCACCGCGAGGAGGGCGGCACCCCGGCCATCATCGAGTCGATCCGCGCGGGCCTGGTCTTCGGTCTCAAGCAGGCCGTGGGCACCGACACGATCCGTGAGCAGGAGGAGCGCCACCTCTCCCGCGCGGTGGGCGCCTGGCGCGACGAGCCGGCGCTGGAGCTGCTCGGCAGCCTCGACGCCCAGCGGCTCTCGATCGTCTCGTTCGTGGTGCGCTCGCCCTCGGGGCGCTACCTGCACCACAACTACGTGGTCGCGCTGCTCAACGACCTCTTCGGCATCCAGTCGCGCGGCGGCTGCTCGTGCGCCGGCCCCTACGGGCACCGCCTGCTGGGCATCGACCTCGAGCGCTCTCACGAGTTCGAGCGCGAGATCGCCGGCGGGTGCGAGGGCATCAAGCCCGGCTGGGTGCGCATCAACTTCAACTACTTCGTCTCCGACACGGTCGTCGACTACCTGGTCGAGGCGGTGCGCATGGTCGCCCGCGACGGCTGGCGGCTGCTGGGCGACTACCGCTTCGAGGTCGCCACCGGTCTGTGGCGCCACCGCGACGGCCTCGTCGAGCCGCCCCTCTCGCTGCGCCAGGTCTCGTACGCCGGCGGGGTGCCGCACATGCCGCAGCACCGCGAGCGCGGGGGAGAGGAGCTGCTGGCCGAGCACCTGCGCGACGCGCGCGAGGTGCTCGCCGCCGAGCGCGACCTCCCGGACCTCACCGACCACCCGGGGCAGGTCTCCGCCGACTTCGAGCACCTGCGCTGGTTCGACCTGCCGCCGGAGTGCCTGGCCTGAACGTCGGCCGAGCGGTCACTTCTGAACCGCCCACCGGTCACATGTGAACCGCCCACCGGTCAGGTCCGGACCGTCCCACCACCCCCGGCGTACCCCCGGCGTACGTCGTCGCGGTGGGTACGCCGCCGACCCGCCGGGGGTTCGTAGCTGACTGCTCGGTGGGTCAAAAGCGACCGCTCGATGGTTCAAAAGTGACCGCTCGGCCGTCAGAGGCGCACGACCATCTTGCCGGTGTTGGCGCCGGAGAGCAGGCCGAGGAAGGCGTCCACGGTGCTGTCGAGACCCTCGGTGACGGTCTCCCGCGCGACCAGCTCGCCGTCGGCGACCCACTGGCCGGCGCGGCGGTAGAACTCGCCGGCGGCCTCGGCGTGGTCGCTGACGATGAAGCCGCGCAGCGTCAGGCGCTTCTGCACCAGCATCATCATGTTGCGCGGGCCGCTGGGGGCCTCGGTGGCGTTGTAGCTGGCGATCGCGCCGCAGGCCGCCACGCGGCCGAAGTCGGCCATGGCGCCGATGGCGGCCTCGAGGTGGTCGCCGCCCACGTTGTCGAAGTACACGTCGATGGGGCCGTGCTCGCGCAGCTGCTTGTGCACCGGGCCGTCGTGGTAGTCGAAGGCGGCGTCGAAGCCGAGCTCCTCGGTCAGCCAGCGGACCTTCTCGGGGGTGCCGGCCGAGCCGATGACCTTCGAGGCGCCCAGGTGGCGGGCCATCTGGCCGGCCAGCGAGCCGACGGCCCCGGCCGCGCCGGAGACGAAGACGACGTCGCCCTCCGCCATCTGCGCGACCCGGGTCAGGCCGACGTACGCCGTCAGGCCCGGCATGCCGAGGACGCCGAGGTAGGCGGAGGCCGGGATCGCGGACGTGTCGACCTTGCGCGCCGCCGAGGCGGGCAGCACGGCGTGCTCGCGCCAGCCGGCCATGTGCAGCACGGTGTCACCGACCGACAGCGACTCGTCGTTGCTCTCGACCACCTCGCCGACGGCGCCGCCCTCCATGGGCGCGTCGAGGGCGTACGGCGGCACGTAGGACTTGGTGTCGTTCATCCGGCCGCGCATGTAGGGGTCGACGGAGAGGAAGGTGTTGCGCACCAGGACCTCGCCGGCGCCGGGGGCGGGCAGCTCGGTCTCGACGGTGCGGAAGTCGGTGGGCACCGGCTCCCCGTGCGGGCGGGCGGTCAGCTGGATCTGTCGGGTGGGGGTGCTCATGTCCCCGATCCTGCCAGGGCGCCGGGCGGGCCCGGGTCGCGCCGGGGGGTGCGTGAGATCACAGCGTCGGCAAAGGCGGGCCCATGTGTAGCGACCGCTACAGTGTAAGCGTCGTCAAAGAGGATGACTCATGACCGGATCGGTCATGGAACCGCACCACGAGACCTGGTCCGAGATGGGCCGAGAGGGATGAGAATCATGAGCACGCAGCTGGACCTGGCCAACGGCATCGCCGCCGGACGGCGCCGCCCGGACCAGGAGCACGCACTGCTGCGCAACGTCGAGCTGGCCGTCGAGGCCCAGCGCCCCAAGCGGCTGACCCGCCGCCTGCTCGGTCGCTGAGCGACCACCTCGCAGGATGACAAGAGCCCCGGACCAGTCGGTCCGGGGCTCTCGTGACGTTCGGGGCTCTGGGGCTACTGCTGCAGGCCCAGGGCGAACTCGACCTTGCCGGTCGGGTCGACGGCGGCGTCGAGCACCTTGTCGTCGAGCATGACCGCGGCCGACTCGTCGAGGTAGATGGTCGCGCCGGACTGCTCGACGACCTGGTCGCCGGGCTGGCCGGCGTCAGCGGCCGTGACGGCGAAGCTGGGGTCGGTCTCGGACTCCGAGGTGATGCGGAGCCCGGCGGTGTCGGGGAGGCCGTCCTGGGACGCGATCTCCTTGACGATGGTGGTGGCGTTCTCGGTGAGGGTGAGCATGTGGACTCGCTTTCCTCAGGTGGGGTGCAGAAGTCCTCCACACAACCCGACACGTCGCCGAGCTTCAAGTCGGCGGCGATCCCGGGCGTGTCGGTCGTGGGAGGGTGGGGCCATGAGCGACGACGAACCCCGCACCAGCCCCCAGACCGGTCCCGAGACCGGCCCCGAGACCCTGCGCAGCGTCGACCTGGTCAAGATCGGGCCCGAGCGGTTCAAGGCCACCAACGGTCGCGGGGGCGTGCTGCCCATCGGGCACGGCGACGACCCCGACTTCACGCCTGTCGAGCTGATGCTGGCCGCCGTGGCCGGCTGCGGCGCCATCGACCTGACGCTGGTGACCGGCAAGCGCGCCGAGCCGACGGCCTTCGCCGCGCACGCCGAGGGCCACAAGATCCGTGACGAGGGCGGCAACCGGGTCACCGGCATCACCGTCACGTTCGAGATCGAGTTCCCCGAGGGGCCCGAGGGTGACGCCGCGCGCGCCGTCGTGCCGCGCACGGTGCAGCAGGTCCAGGACCGGCTGTGCACCGTGGGCCGCACGATCACCGTGGGCGACCAGGTGCGCTACCGCACCGCCGACCAGGACTGAGCGCGTCCGGGCCCGGGGCCGCCCGGCCTCAGCCGACGGTGACGCCCTCGATGTCGACGGCCGTGTTGGGGGCGCCGTCGCCGGGGCCGTTGCTGTCGTCGGCGCCGTCGGCGGCGGCCTGGGCCACGGCCTTCACCCCGGCGGCGTCGACGGTGCCGAAGACGGTGTACTGGGCCGGCAGCGGGGTGTCCTCGTAGACGATGAAGAACTGCGAGCCGCCCGAGTCGGGGTACGGCGTCTTGGCCATCGCCAGCGTGCCCGCGGGGTAGGTCTCCTCGCCGCTGAGCTCGTCGGGGATCGTGTAGCCGGGGCCGCCGGTGCCGGTGGCGGTCGGGTCGCCGCACTGGAGCACGAAGATGCCCTGGGTGGTGAGGCGGTGGCAGGTGGTGCCGGCGAAGTAATCCTGCTCGGCCAGGGAGACGAAGGAGCCGACCGTGCACGGGGTGCTGGCGGCGTCGAGGGTGGCCTCGAGGTCGCCGATGCTGGTCGCCATCGTCACCTGGATCTCGCCCTCGACGGTCGGGTCGGCGGGCGGGAGGTCGACGTCCTTGGAGGGGTTGCCGTCCTCGACGTAGGCGCACTCGCCCTCGGCGGCGGGGCCGAACGAGCCGGTGTCGCCGGCCTCGCCCGAGGAGGCCTCGGGGCTCTGGCCGCTCTCGGTGGTGGGGGAGTCGGAGGCGGACGAGTCGTTCTCGGAGCCGCACGCGGCGAGGGCGCCGACGCAGGCCAGGACGGCCATGGTGGCGAGGGGTCGGGTCAGCATGGCGTGCATCGTAGGTGAGGCGTCTGAGCGGGACCTGAGCGACCCGTTGCGACCCGTTGCGACCCGGTGGGCCCGGGGGCGCTCAGGAGTTCAGGCCCCGGGCGGTCACCGGCCACGGTCGCAGCCCGCCGGCCTCCTCGACCCAGAGCTCGTCGGCGAGGTTCACCGCGGCGCAGGCGTGGTTGGGCACCACGTCGAGCTGCTCACCCAGCCGCGGGGCGCGTCCGGGCCCGGCGTCGACGACGGCGTGGTGCTCCGAGAGGGACAGGATGCGCGCGTCGGGGCGGTGCATCAGGCGACCGAAGCCGCTGGCGTACGACGCCCGGTCGGCCCCCAGCACCTTGCTGCCGGTGTCGAGCACGACCCGGCCGCCGGCGACGCTGACCACCGTGGCGCGCGCGGTCAGGGCGATGTCGTCGGGGCTGCAGGTGCCGAGCTCCCACTGCTGGGCGTCGCCGAAGACGTAGACGCCGGGGCGCAGCTCGACCTCGGCGGTGTCGTCGTCGTCGCCGTAGGCCCGCGGGCCCGACAGGCTGGCGGCGAGCGTGGGGGTGGAGCCGCCCGAGACGACGCGCACGGGCAGGCCGGTGGCCTCCACCGAGCGCCGCGCCACCCGCAGCGAGTGCGCCTCGGCGGCGGCGACCTCGGCGACCGCCCCGGGTGCGTAGCCGTGCCCGGGGAAGGTGAAGACCCCGCGCACCGGCAGTCCCGCGCGGCGCGCGGCCTGCGCGACCACGCCGGCCAGCTCGGGGGCGACACCCGTGCGGTGGTGCCCGGAGTCGATCTCGACGAGCACCTCGATGCCGGTGCCGCCCAGGCGGCGCCCGGTGTTGGCGGCGCCCTGCGCCGAGTCGACGCCGACCGCCACCCGGGCGATCTCGGCGAGGTCGCGCAGCCGGGCCGCACGGTCGTCGTCGACCCAGACCGGGTAGGCGATGAAGACGTCGGTGCACCCGAGCCGCGCGAAGGCCTCGGCCTCGCCGACCGTGGCCACGGTGATCCCGCGCGCCCCGGAGACCAGCTGGAGGCGGGCGATCTCGATGCTCTTGTGGGTCTTCACGTGCGGGCGCAGGGCCACCCGCGCGGCCGCCGCGTGGTCGGCGGCGCGGCGTACGTTGTGGCGCAGCCGGTCGAGGTCCACACGCAGGTGCGGGGTCGGCACGGGCATGCCCGCAGCCTAGGTCGCGGCGGTTCTCACTCGGCGCCGGGGGTGACGCCCGGCCGGGCGGTGTGGTGGGGCAGCCCGTGGGTGCGCCGGTCCTCCTTCATCTCCGCCTCGTAGAGGTGGCGGCGGCCCCCGACGAGCTCGTCGCGCGCCTGCTTCTCGAGGCGCTTGAAGTCGGCGTAGTAGCCGTCGTCGTACTCCTCCATGACCTGGAAGGTCCAGCGGCCGTCCAGCACGTTGCGCCCCACCAGCTCACGGTCGATGAGGTCGGCCAGCTCGGTGTGCCCGGCCTCGCGCAGCTGCTCGACGCCCTCGCCGAGGGTCAGGTCGGCGGTGCCGGAGAGGCGGTGGAAGGTGTAGAGGTGCCCGCGCGCGATCTCGATCGCCTCGAGCGCCTCCGAGACCTTGCCCAGCGCCTCGACGGTCTTGTCGTCGGTGCCGTCGGGGCGCTGGTGCTCGGCGTCGGGGCGGTCGCTCACCGCAGGACCTGGCCGGCGTCGGCCGAGCCGTTGGCCTCGATCTCGTGGGTCAGGGCGGAGACCTGGTCGTCGCTGAGCTGCACGCCGGCCTCGGCGAGGCCCTCGCGCAGGTTGGCCTCCACGGTGCCCTCGGGGGCGCTCTCCTGGTAGCTGTTGACGCGGTCGACGACGGCCTGGACGGCGGTGACCTGCTCGGACGTGAGGTTGTTGTCGCTCATGACCGTGAACGTACGTCGCGCGGACGCGCCGCCCACCACCCTGCAGGGGGGTCCGGCCGAGAGGTCCGGCTGCGAGGTCCGGCTGCGAGGTCCGGTTGGGGGCCGCGACCTACCGTGGAGGCCATGAGGCCCGCAGCCGGTGCGTCGCGGCGTGCGCCGGCGCCGGTGGTGCTGGCGGTGCTGGCCGGCGCGCTGCTGGGCGCCGCCGGCTGCGCGGGCCCCGCCGACCCCGAGCCTGCGGCGACCCCCGACGCGACCCCCGCGGCCACCCCCGAGACGACCCCCGCGGCCACCCCGGAGGCAAGGCTGGAACCCGCGGCGACGTTGGAGCCCGAGGAGCCCGTGCTCGCCTCCGACGGGCGACCGGTGCGCGCCGCCCTGTCGATCCCGCGGCTGGGCATCACCGACCTGGCCGTCCTGCCCTACCGCGGCGTCACCGACGACGCCCCCGGCAGCCGGATCCAGGACGGCGGGGTCGCGGCGAGCCCCCACGGTCCCGGCGGCGGGGTGGGCCCGGGCGGGGTGGGCAGCTTCCAGGTCACCGGGCACCGGCTCTCGGCGGGCGGGGTCTTCCGCGAGCTGCCCTCGCTGGTGCGTGGCGACCGGGTGCACGTCGAGGCCCTCGGCACCCGCTACGTCTACGAGATCACCGGCACCCGCACGACCTCCTTCCGCTCGGCCCGCTCGCTGCGCGAGCAGCGCGCGGCGGTGCCGGGGCGCCCGGGGGTCGAGCCCACCCAGGCGATGATCGTGCTGTCAACCTGCCGCACCCTGGAGGACCACGCCGAGGGCAACTACTGGTCCGACCGGTTCGGCAACCCCGAGCACCGCATCGACAAGATCGGTGTGCTGCGCCGGATCGTGCCCGCCGGCGGTTGAGGACTCCCGGCCCCGGGGCCCGCCTGCTCAGCGGAAGGCGGCGTACCCGGCCCGGAAGGCCTCGAAGGACCCGGGACTGCTCCAGATCCGCCAGTCGGCCTCCTTGTCGAAGTGGAACCAGGTCAGCCCGCGCACCGCGGGGGTGCGGTCGAGCCAGGCCCACATGTCGCGCAGCCAGGCGCCCTTGTCGCCACCCTGCTCGGCGCTGCCGACCTCGCCGATGAAGAACGGGCGCGAGGTGAAGGCGGAGATCTCGGCGAGGCCGGGGCCGAAGACCTGCTCGGCGCTCTGCCAGCTCGACCACGACTGGGTGGTGCCCCAGTTGTAGCCGTCGAGGCCGACGCGGTCCACCACGTCGTCGCCGGGGTAGAGGCCGGCCAGCGGCACCGAGCCGTGGAAGGGCACGTTGGGGGCCCAGAACCACGAGACGTTGGTGACGCGCTGGGCGCGGAAGACCTTGACGACGTGGCGCCAGGCGGCGCGGTAGTCACCGGCCTCGTTGCCGTTGACGCCCTCGGCCCAGGGGTACCAGGAGCCGTTCATCTCGTGGGCCATCCGGATCACCAGTGGGGCGCCGTACGAGCGCACCTGGCGCGCCCAGCGCTTGAGGTAGGCGTCGTGGGCGCCGGCGGCGATCCGGTCGAGCGCGTACGCCGGCTGCGTGGTGCCGGCCGCGGGGTCCCACGGCTCCCAGGTCAGCTCGGGCACCGCCCCGGCCGCGGCGATCCGGGCGGCGTCGGCGGCCGGGAAGTCGGGCACGGTGGCCCAGGCCGCGTAGAAGGTGACCTGCTCGGGGCGACGGCCCAGGGCGTTGCCGAGGTCCTCGTACTCGCGCAGGTCGGTGGGCGCACCGGGCACCGCCACCCCGAGCAGGCGCTCGGTGGGCTGGGGAGCGGCGGCGGCGCGCGCCGGGGCCTTGCGCGGGCGGGCCGCGTCGGCGGGCGCCGAGAGCAGCAGGATGCCGAGCGAGGCCACGGCCAGGGCGACGACCGCGGTGCCGGCGCGGCTGAGGCGGGAGCGGTCGGGACGACGGGAGAGCTCGGACATCGGGGATCCTCGGGGGTGGATCGTGGACGTCGCCGTGGGGCGGCGCGTCGTGGCGGGGGACCACGACGGACACCATGGTGGGGCCTTGAGGTGACCTTGCGCTCACCTTGCAGAAAACTTTAGTAAGCGGTGCGTCACAGATCCGCGCGCAGCACCTGGCGCACCACCGGCTCGAAGGCGTCGGTGAGGGCGGCGTAGCCCGCCTCGTTGGGGTGGAAGAAGTCGGCGGCCAGCTTGCCGCGCCACGAGTCGGGTCCGTCGGTGCGCAGGTCGACGACCCGCAGGTGCCCGCGGCGCGCCGCCTCGTCGAGGTGGCGGTTGGCCAGCCTGGCCGCGGCCCGGGGCTGGGGGAGCGTGGTGACCACGCTGCCGCGCGGCAGCCGCGAGACGAGCTCGGCCATGGCGTCGGGCAGCCGGGTGCGGTGCCGGGCGCCGCTGAAGAGGTCGTTGGAGCCGACCATCACCGTGATTAGGTCGGGCAGGGGCGAGAGCGCGGCCGGCAGCGCCGCCCAGGCCGGCAGCTGCTGGTCGACGACGTCGGGCACCGCGCGCCGGTGGCCGACAGGTTCACCACCTGCAGGTCCGCGCCCGCCGGCCCGAGCCGGCCGAGGAGCTGGTCAACCCAGCCCCGGTCGGGGCCCTCGGCGCCGATCGCCTGCGACATCGAGTCGCCGAGCACCACCCAGCGCCGCCCCGGCGCCAACGCCGCCTCGCGGGAGCGCGCGTGCCAGGCGTCGGCGTACGGCTCGGCCTGCCGGCGCACCCGGGCGACACCCGGCACCACGACGCCCAGGGCCCGCACGGTGCGGCCGGGTGGTCGGCCGGTGCGGTTGGCGTAGGCGGGCGGTCGGCTCATGTGACGATCATGGCCGACACCCCCACGAGAGGTCGCCATGGTGACGCTGCACCTGCTGGTCCACCCCGAGGCGACCCACGTCGTCGAGGGCCTGGTCGGCGGTTGGTACGACGCCGCGCTCACCGCGCGCGGAGAGGCGCAGGCAGCGGCCGCGGCCGCCGCGCTCGCGACCGCCCTGGCGCCGGCGCTCGAGGCGGGCGAGCGGGTCGCGGTCGTCTCCTCGGACCTGCGGCGCTGTCGACGCACCGCCGAGGCGGTGACGGCCGCCCTGGCCTGCGTCGCCGGTCGCGCGCCGGCGGTCGCCCTCGACGCCGGCCTCCGCGAGCAGTCCTACGGCGAGGCCGAGGGTCACCCGGTCGGCACCCACCCGTGGCGCCCGCCGGGCCCCGGTGACGACGCGCTGCACCACCACGACGGCGTTCCCGGCTCCGAGACGCGTGCGCAGGTGGTGGGCCGGGTGCACGCCGCGGTGAAGCGCCACCTGGCCGCGGCTCCCGAGCACCTGGTGGTGGTCACCCACGGGGGAGCCGCGACCTACGTGGTGACGGCCTGGCTGGGGCTGCCGCTCGAGGTGGTGGGCCGGGTGCGCTTCGCGACGCCGCCGGGCAGCATCACCACGCTGCGCGAGGACCCGGCGACCGGCGACCGGCGCGTCGAGGTGCTCGGCGACGTGCGGCACCTCGACGCGCCCTGAGGCGTGGGCCTCAGCGTTGCTGGCGGGCCCGCCACCGCTCGATGTCGACGCCCGCCCGGTCGGCGGCCCGTCGGGCCCGGCGGCTGTCGAGGTCGGGTGCGTGCACCACGGCGGGCTCGATGCCGGCGTCGAGGTCGGCGTACGGCCGCTGGCTGCGGGCGATCTCGGCGGCCGGGACCCGGCGCTCCCCGGTGGGCCGGGCGGTCCCGGCGGGCACCTGGGCCTCGACGGCGGGCAGGTACCCCTGGGCGTGGCCCGGGACGTTGGGGTGGTAGCTCTCGACGACCGGGTAGGACAGGCCGTTGAGCCACTCGGTGTCGGCGCACACCGCGTGGCCGACGAAGCGGCTGGTCGGGTCGGCGAAGCCGAGGCCCTGGGCCGAGGCCTGCTCGCGCAGCCGCTGGTTGAGGAGGTCGGCGGTCGCGTTGAGCTGGGCGCGCTCGGAGGCGGAGAAGAAGGTGAGCGCGTTGCAGTCCTCGTCGCCGAAGACGCGCGGGTAGCCGGCGACCACCACGCGCGCCTGCGGTGCACGGGTGCGGATCTGGGAGTAGAGCGTGGACAGCCGCCCGGGCAGGGTGGTGTTGATGAAGCTGCGCGCCCCGTCGACGGCCTTCGTGCAGCTGGCCATCCACCACGGCGTGGCACAGGTGGTCAGCACGTCGGCGAACCCGGCGTCGTTGCCGCCCACCGAGATGGTGACGTAGGCGGTCGAGGCGCTGAGCGCGCCGAGCTGGGCCGCGGTCACGTCGGCCACCACCGCGCCCGAGCACGCGCGCAGGTCGAGCGAGTAGCCGCGACGGGCCGCCAGCAGGCTGGGGTAGGCCCTGGTCGAGCGCAGGCAGTCGGTGCCGTCGGCGACGTAGGAGCGGGTTCCGGTGCCTGAGGAGTAGGAGTCCCCGAGGGCGACGTACGACGGCCCGGCCTGGTCGGCGGAGACGGCCGGGGTCGTGGGACCCGCGGGGGAGAGCAGGGCGCCGAGGACGGCGAGGGGCAGGGCGGCGCGCCGGAGGGCGCGGCCGGTGGGACGAGCAGCCACGTGAGACTTCCGATCCGAGACAGGGTCACCCCGATGTGACCCGGGTCACCCATAGGTACCACACGGGGTATCGAGGGCCGGGTCGCGCGCAGGGCCGAGCCGGACCCGGGTGGGTGACAGGGGGGCCGCCCGCTGCGATGCTGGGCCGCCCGTGCGGCACCGGTCCGTGCGTGGGAGGGGAGCGGCGTGGGCTACGCGGAGGCGCTGGACGCGCTGGTGGAGGCGGCACCACCCGGCTCGGGGGTGCGTTCGCTGCTGCGCCCGTGTGCGGCCGGGCTGGTCAGCGAGGACACCGAGCGCACCGGCGTCCTGCGCCGGCGTACGCCGGTGGCGCCGCCCGTGACCGGCTCCTACGTCGGGGGGCACCCCTTCCTGCCCGACGACGCCGAGTGGCCCCGCGACCCGGACGAGTGGCCGATGCACTTCGTGCTGCAGGTGGCCTTCGCCGACGTGCCCGCCCTGCCGGGCTTTCCGCGCGAGGGGCTGCTGCAGATGTTCGTGCGTGACGACTCGACCCACGGGCTCACCTTCGACGACACCGCCGGGACCCGCGGTCTGCTGTGCCGCTGGTACGACGCCGCCGCGCTGGCGCGACCGGTCGAGGTGACCTCCACGACGCCGGTCTTCACCAGCGACGACTCACCGCTGGCCGACCCGCAGCACCCGGTGGCGCTGGAGTTCACGTCCATCTGGTCGCTGCCGCTGGGCTGGGAGAACCTGGCCGACGACGTGGCGGCCGCCCCGGAGGCGTTCGCCGCGCTCGAGGAGCTGCTCGAGACCCGCGAGGACCTCGTCGAGGCGCTCGAGCAGGCCGTGGCCGAGCACGGTCGGTGGAGCGGGGTCCACGTCGGCGGCTGGCCGTCGTTCGTGCAGGGCGCCCCCGACGTGCCGGCGTACGGCTCCTCGCAGCTGCTGGTCGGCATGGCCGGCGGGCTCTTCGAGTGGGGCGACGTCGGCAACGCCCACCTCTTCGGCGACCCCGAGGCCCTGGCCGCGGGTGACGTCTCGCGGCTGTGGTGGGAGTGGGCGAGCTGAGGGTCCCGCTCGTCCGCAGCCCCGCGGAGCAGGCCGAGGACGAGGCGTTCCTGCGCCTGTACGGCGAGTGGGCGCCGCTGACGCCGGGCGAGATGGCCGCCGAGATGGCCGGCTTCGACCGGCCGTGGTGGGTGGTCGGCGGCTGGGCGGTGGAGGCCGCGACCGGGTTCCGGCGCGAGCACGAGGACCTCGAC
The Nocardioides marinisabuli genome window above contains:
- a CDS encoding aminotransferase class V-fold PLP-dependent enzyme, which translates into the protein MSAGECAREDRDRLLETVRTSVIGEDQVMATPYGPRRVTYADYTASGRALSFIEDFVREQVLPAYANTHTESSGTGLQTTRLREEARETIRAACGGDESTVVLFAGSGSTGAIAKLIGVLGLRVPSVLDDAHHLTDRIAPEQRPVVFVGPYEHHSNEVPWRETIADVVVIPEDADGHIDQACLRERLEEHADRPLLIGSFSAASNVTGILSDTAGIAEVLHEHGALSLWDFAAAAPYVDIEMGALAGRPLSYKDAVFISPHKFIGGPSTPGVLVARRELFGNRVPDVPGGGTVAYVNDDDHRYLADPTHREEGGTPAIIESIRAGLVFGLKQAVGTDTIREQEERHLSRAVGAWRDEPALELLGSLDAQRLSIVSFVVRSPSGRYLHHNYVVALLNDLFGIQSRGGCSCAGPYGHRLLGIDLERSHEFEREIAGGCEGIKPGWVRINFNYFVSDTVVDYLVEAVRMVARDGWRLLGDYRFEVATGLWRHRDGLVEPPLSLRQVSYAGGVPHMPQHRERGGEELLAEHLRDAREVLAAERDLPDLTDHPGQVSADFEHLRWFDLPPECLA
- a CDS encoding NADP-dependent oxidoreductase; its protein translation is MSTPTRQIQLTARPHGEPVPTDFRTVETELPAPGAGEVLVRNTFLSVDPYMRGRMNDTKSYVPPYALDAPMEGGAVGEVVESNDESLSVGDTVLHMAGWREHAVLPASAARKVDTSAIPASAYLGVLGMPGLTAYVGLTRVAQMAEGDVVFVSGAAGAVGSLAGQMARHLGASKVIGSAGTPEKVRWLTEELGFDAAFDYHDGPVHKQLREHGPIDVYFDNVGGDHLEAAIGAMADFGRVAACGAIASYNATEAPSGPRNMMMLVQKRLTLRGFIVSDHAEAAGEFYRRAGQWVADGELVARETVTEGLDSTVDAFLGLLSGANTGKMVVRL
- a CDS encoding Fe-S cluster assembly protein HesB, coding for MLTLTENATTIVKEIASQDGLPDTAGLRITSESETDPSFAVTAADAGQPGDQVVEQSGATIYLDESAAVMLDDKVLDAAVDPTGKVEFALGLQQ
- a CDS encoding OsmC family protein, with product MSDDEPRTSPQTGPETGPETLRSVDLVKIGPERFKATNGRGGVLPIGHGDDPDFTPVELMLAAVAGCGAIDLTLVTGKRAEPTAFAAHAEGHKIRDEGGNRVTGITVTFEIEFPEGPEGDAARAVVPRTVQQVQDRLCTVGRTITVGDQVRYRTADQD
- a CDS encoding peptidylprolyl isomerase, whose amino-acid sequence is MLTRPLATMAVLACVGALAACGSENDSSASDSPTTESGQSPEASSGEAGDTGSFGPAAEGECAYVEDGNPSKDVDLPPADPTVEGEIQVTMATSIGDLEATLDAASTPCTVGSFVSLAEQDYFAGTTCHRLTTQGIFVLQCGDPTATGTGGPGYTIPDELSGEETYPAGTLAMAKTPYPDSGGSQFFIVYEDTPLPAQYTVFGTVDAAGVKAVAQAAADGADDSNGPGDGAPNTAVDIEGVTVG
- a CDS encoding alanine racemase, whose translation is MPVPTPHLRVDLDRLRHNVRRAADHAAAARVALRPHVKTHKSIEIARLQLVSGARGITVATVGEAEAFARLGCTDVFIAYPVWVDDDRAARLRDLAEIARVAVGVDSAQGAANTGRRLGGTGIEVLVEIDSGHHRTGVAPELAGVVAQAARRAGLPVRGVFTFPGHGYAPGAVAEVAAAEAHSLRVARRSVEATGLPVRVVSGGSTPTLAASLSGPRAYGDDDDTAEVELRPGVYVFGDAQQWELGTCSPDDIALTARATVVSVAGGRVVLDTGSKVLGADRASYASGFGRLMHRPDARILSLSEHHAVVDAGPGRAPRLGEQLDVVPNHACAAVNLADELWVEEAGGLRPWPVTARGLNS
- a CDS encoding sortase domain-bontaining protein, translated to MRPAAGASRRAPAPVVLAVLAGALLGAAGCAGPADPEPAATPDATPAATPETTPAATPEARLEPAATLEPEEPVLASDGRPVRAALSIPRLGITDLAVLPYRGVTDDAPGSRIQDGGVAASPHGPGGGVGPGGVGSFQVTGHRLSAGGVFRELPSLVRGDRVHVEALGTRYVYEITGTRTTSFRSARSLREQRAAVPGRPGVEPTQAMIVLSTCRTLEDHAEGNYWSDRFGNPEHRIDKIGVLRRIVPAGG